The segment GGCGCGAGTCGCTGCGTTATCAGCTGCACGAGATCGTCTTCAGTCACGCCACGGATGAAGAGGGGTTCCGCAAGACGATCCAGGCGCTGGGCCTGGACCACGCGTCGCCGAGAATTGCGCTGGCGATCGAATGCGAGCGGCTCGAGCGCGGTGCGATGCGATCGGACCGCGAACTCGACCGCATCGTGCTGTCGGTGGCACGGCACCTGGCGTGCCAGAAGGATGACCTGGTCGACGTATGGCATCGCGATTGCCTCGTCATCTGGGCGCCATGCAATCCGGGCGAATCGGCGAGCGCGAGCGACCGGCGCGTCGACGCATGCATGACGGCGCTGCTCGGCGGCGCGGGCGGAATCGGCGGGATCGGCATGGGGCTGTCGGGCTCCGGCGCGAAAGGATGGGCGACGTCGGCCGACGAGGCGATCCGGGCACTGGATGTCGGCAAGCACCGTGGCGGCGACGGCCCGTTGCACCGGTTCTCGGACATCGTCGTCGGCGAGTGCATTCGCAGCCATGACAGTGCGCACAATTACCTGCTGTCGCTGACGCAGGAATTGTCCGGCGAGCAGGACCTGATACTGACGCTCGAGACCTTCTTTGCCAATATGCAGCGCCGGAAAGTGACCGCCGCGGCGCTCGGCGTTCATCCGAACACGCTGGATCACCGCCTCGAGCGGATTGAAAACATCCTGGGCGCCAAGCTCGATCACGCGGCGTGGGTTGCGAAGCTGGAAATCGCGTTGAAACTCCAGGGGACCGGCGAACGGAGCAGGTGAGCCGGCGTAGTGTTCATCGAGCAGCCGCCTGTCATCACAGGCGGCTGATCCACAGCTCGACGTTCGGCCGCGCGTGCGTCGAGCCGCCGACGCACGCGCGCGCTGCCGTCAGTTCACGCCCGCGGCACTCCAT is part of the Burkholderia ubonensis subsp. mesacidophila genome and harbors:
- a CDS encoding PucR family transcriptional regulator, producing MTPVDVPVTSALMRDKVRALAADPSDVVARTYAALTRIGGYDGLTPAMRKDIMDSIEVSQRLWFESVSTGKFPSSDDLEGLQEFGRRRVHQGIPLSSLLRSFWVGPRELWRVCAELGSEHDALRDELLFVLSPYLMEYFDYMVQLISQAYLDEQYQQARWRESLRYQLHEIVFSHATDEEGFRKTIQALGLDHASPRIALAIECERLERGAMRSDRELDRIVLSVARHLACQKDDLVDVWHRDCLVIWAPCNPGESASASDRRVDACMTALLGGAGGIGGIGMGLSGSGAKGWATSADEAIRALDVGKHRGGDGPLHRFSDIVVGECIRSHDSAHNYLLSLTQELSGEQDLILTLETFFANMQRRKVTAAALGVHPNTLDHRLERIENILGAKLDHAAWVAKLEIALKLQGTGERSR